In Gossypium arboreum isolate Shixiya-1 chromosome 6, ASM2569848v2, whole genome shotgun sequence, the following are encoded in one genomic region:
- the LOC108473549 gene encoding 12-oxophytodienoate reductase 3, producing the protein MAETLSQGTPTLFSPYKMGKFNLSHRVVLAPMTRCRALNGIPRPALAEYYMQRSTPGGFLITEGTLVSDTAAGFPHVPGIYNDQQVEGWKKIVDAVHAKGSIIFCQLWHVGRASHSVYQPGGAAPISSTSKPLSNRWRILMLDGSYGIYPKPRALQISEIPEVVQHYRTAALNAIRAGFDGIEIHGAHGYLIDQFLKDGINDRRDEYGGSLANRCKFLMQIVGSVAEAVRADRIAVRISPAIDHLDATDTNPLNLGLAVIERLNELQLKLGSKLAYLHVTQPRYHAYGQTESGRHGSEDEEAHLMRTLKRSYEGTFMCSGGFTRELGMQAVAEGDADLVSYGRLFISNPDLVFRLRINAPLNRYIRKTFYTQDPVVGYTDYPFLVVQSRL; encoded by the exons ATGGCGGAAACTCTATCTCAAGGGACCCCAACGCTCTTCTCTCCTTACAAGATGGGCAAGTTCAACCTTTCTCACAG GGTGGTGCTGGCGCCGATGACTAGATGCAGGGCGTTGAATGGAATCCCAAGGCCGGCGCTCGCTGAATATTACATGCAGAGGTCGACTCCAGGCGGCTTTCTCATCACCGAAGGGACACTGGTGTCCGACACTGCAGctgg GTTCCCACATGTTCCTGGGATCTACAATGACCAACAGGTGGAGGGATGGAAGAAGATTGTGGATGCTGTTCATGCAAAAGGAAGCATCATTTTTTGCCAACTCTGGCACGTTGGCCGTGCTTCACATTCTG TGTATCAACCTGGTGGGGCGGCACCCATATCGTCAACAAGCAAGCCTCTCTCCAACAGGTGGAGAATTTTGATGCTAGATGGGAGCTATGGCATATATCCTAAACCTAGAGCTCTACAAATCTCGGAAATACCAGAGGTTGTCCAACACTACCGCACGGCAGCTTTGAATGCCATTCGAGCCGGTTTTGATGGAATCGAGATTCATGGAGCGCATGGATATCTCATCGACCAATTTTTAAAAGACGGGATCAATGATCGCAGAGATGAGTACGGTGGATCACTGGCAAACCGATGTAAATTCTTAATGCAAATCGTTGGATCCGTAGCCGAAGCTGTACGTGCAGATAGAATCGCAGTCCGAATTTCACCCGCAATCGATCACCTCGACGCCACTGACACTAATCCGCTCAACCTAGGCTTAGCCGTGATCGAGAGGCTTAATGAGCTTCAGCTGAAATTGGGGTCGAAACTCGCTTACCTTCATGTGACTCAGCCTCGTTATCATGCCTATGGGCAAACCGAATCAGGCAGGCACGGTAGTGAAGATGAGGAAGCTCATTTAATGAGGACTTTGAAAAGGAGTTACGAGGGAACTTTCATGTGCAGTGGTGGATTCACAAGGGAGCTCGGAATGCAAGCAGTAGCTGAGGGTGATGCCGATCTGGTATCGTATGGCCGTCTTTTTATATCGAATCCAGACCTGGTTTTTAGGTTGAGGATCAATGCGCCATTAAATCGATACATTAGGAAGACATTTTATACGCAAGACCCTGTTGTGGGGTACACGGACTATCCCTTCCTGGTAGTACAATCACGACTTTGA